A genomic window from Ascaphus truei isolate aAscTru1 chromosome 1, aAscTru1.hap1, whole genome shotgun sequence includes:
- the LOC142470916 gene encoding epidermal differentiation-specific protein-like, which translates to MNRIELFDDPNFKGINGAISVRESTPDLTVHSFMNRASSMRVTGDPWIVFTEINYGGDFEMYEEGKHAVIPEFHNKIASVKVIRGGLSTPKINLYVDKDYKGAMTTLLDAQPIISSSGMDNKISSHKVESGAWILYDKEHYQGNMMAAVAGDSVPNYATIQWDDKLKSLKPFTS; encoded by the coding sequence ATGAACAGGATTGAGCTGTTTGACGATCCAAACTTTAAGGGTATCAACGGCGCCATCTCTGTACGTGAGAGTACCCCAGACCTGACAGTGCACAGTTTTATGAATAGAGCCTCATCCATGCGAGTCACTGGGGACCCCTGGATAGTCTTCACAGAGATAAACTATGGAGGGGACTTTGAAATGTACGAGGAAGGAAAACATGCCGTTATCCCTGAATTCCATAACAAAATCGCCTCTGTGAAGGTCATTAGAGGTGGCCTGTCTACCCCCAAGATCAATCTGTATGTGGACAAGGACTATAAGGGTGCCATGACCACCCTGCTGGACGCACAGCCCATAATATCATCGTCAGGCATGGATAACAAGATCTCATCTCACAAAGTGGAATCAGGAGCCTGGATCCTGTATGACAAGGAACATTACCAAGGAAATATGATGGCTGCGGTGGCTGGAGATAGCGTACCAAACTACGCTACTATTCAATGGGATGACAAGTTGAAATCTCTGAAGCCCTTCACGTCATAA